A part of Microbacterium terregens genomic DNA contains:
- a CDS encoding APC family permease, translated as MSLAVTTEYRQPSDEAPLAKRLIIGDALTSEQLDEQLLPKKRALPIFASDALSSVAYAPQELLMILLIGGTAFLAFSPWVAAGVVALLIVVVASYRQLIKAYPSGGGDYEVARTNLGEVPGVVVAAALLVDYVLTVAVSVASGVDNIISAIPELNPGRIEMAVGFVILIVIVNLRGVREASFAFAVPTYVFVGSVAVMIVVGLTRTLLGDPPVASSAEFAVQAESLTQAAVILLVLRAFSSGCSALTGVEAVSNGVPAFRTPKVRNAQMTLTLMGGIAILLFSGLVAIALVSGVHYAENPCHLIGFDCEAGPQPSLMAQVAAATFGTGSILFFIIQAATACVLLLAANTAFNGFPLLGAVLARDGFAPKALNTRGDRLVYSNGMVLLGVAAMVVLVIYRANLTTLIQLYIIGVFVSFSIGQIGMVRHWRRVLRQTPAPSPDAAAAASARRERRSAHRGLVINAAGAAMTISVLLIVTITKFTHGAWLVFIAIPILAILMIGVNRYYRDVEHEIRVDDTTRFGADGDLAIVLVNRLQKPVLKAVDYALAAQHDKAVAVHVAVSDEESAALQKQWEEHRIPMKLVIIESPYRSYTAPVTKFIKQYREKFGSSVVTVYLPQYIVGHWWESLLHNRRSRRIAQQLMLVHGVSITLVPWLLDSSRLIYGRRSRPLPGDQRAGRPAPEPQRAGRRASRPAGPPTPETEGRSAAAVR; from the coding sequence ATGTCGCTCGCCGTGACCACTGAATACCGCCAACCGAGCGATGAGGCACCGCTTGCCAAACGCCTCATCATCGGCGATGCACTGACCTCGGAGCAACTGGACGAGCAGCTCCTGCCCAAGAAGCGAGCGCTTCCGATTTTCGCCTCCGACGCATTGAGTTCGGTCGCGTATGCGCCGCAGGAGTTGCTGATGATCCTCCTCATCGGCGGCACCGCGTTCCTCGCGTTCTCACCGTGGGTGGCCGCCGGCGTCGTCGCGCTGCTGATCGTCGTCGTCGCCAGCTACCGTCAGCTGATCAAGGCCTACCCCTCGGGTGGCGGCGACTATGAGGTCGCTCGGACGAACCTGGGTGAGGTGCCCGGCGTCGTGGTCGCCGCCGCGCTGCTCGTCGATTATGTGCTGACCGTCGCGGTGTCGGTCGCATCGGGCGTGGACAACATCATCTCAGCCATTCCCGAGCTCAATCCGGGCCGCATCGAGATGGCCGTCGGTTTCGTGATCCTGATCGTGATCGTGAACCTCCGCGGGGTGCGTGAGGCGTCGTTCGCCTTCGCCGTCCCTACCTATGTCTTCGTCGGGTCGGTCGCCGTGATGATCGTGGTGGGCCTGACGCGCACGCTCCTCGGCGACCCGCCCGTGGCATCCAGCGCGGAGTTCGCCGTGCAGGCGGAGTCGCTCACCCAAGCGGCGGTCATCCTCCTCGTGCTGCGCGCCTTCTCGAGCGGATGCTCGGCCCTCACGGGCGTCGAGGCGGTGTCCAACGGCGTGCCCGCCTTCCGCACACCGAAGGTGCGCAACGCGCAGATGACGTTGACCCTGATGGGCGGCATCGCGATCCTGCTCTTCTCAGGCCTGGTCGCGATCGCGCTCGTGTCAGGGGTCCACTACGCCGAAAACCCGTGTCACCTGATCGGCTTCGACTGCGAGGCGGGACCACAGCCCAGCCTGATGGCCCAGGTCGCCGCGGCGACCTTCGGCACGGGCTCGATCCTGTTCTTCATCATCCAGGCGGCGACGGCATGCGTGCTCCTGCTGGCCGCCAACACGGCGTTCAACGGGTTCCCGCTGCTGGGTGCAGTGCTGGCCCGCGACGGCTTCGCGCCGAAGGCCCTCAACACACGCGGCGATCGCCTCGTGTACTCGAACGGCATGGTGCTGCTGGGCGTCGCGGCGATGGTCGTGCTCGTCATCTACCGGGCCAACCTCACCACCCTCATCCAGCTGTACATCATCGGGGTGTTCGTGTCCTTCTCGATCGGGCAGATCGGCATGGTCCGGCACTGGCGACGGGTGTTGCGACAGACGCCCGCACCGTCACCGGATGCCGCGGCCGCAGCATCCGCCCGCCGCGAGCGCCGCTCCGCACACAGGGGCCTCGTCATCAACGCCGCCGGCGCGGCGATGACGATATCGGTGCTGCTGATCGTCACGATCACGAAGTTCACCCACGGCGCCTGGCTGGTGTTCATCGCGATCCCCATCCTGGCGATCCTGATGATCGGGGTGAACCGCTACTACCGCGACGTGGAGCACGAGATCCGCGTCGACGACACGACCCGCTTCGGAGCGGACGGCGACCTGGCGATCGTTCTGGTGAATCGCCTGCAGAAGCCGGTCCTGAAGGCGGTGGATTACGCGCTGGCCGCACAGCACGACAAGGCCGTCGCCGTCCACGTCGCGGTCAGCGATGAGGAGTCGGCGGCCCTGCAGAAGCAGTGGGAGGAGCACCGCATCCCGATGAAGCTGGTCATCATCGAGTCGCCCTACCGGTCATACACGGCGCCGGTCACGAAGTTCATCAAGCAGTACCGCGAGAAGTTCGGTTCCTCCGTCGTCACCGTCTACCTGCCCCAGTACATCGTCGGACATTGGTGGGAGTCGCTGTTGCACAACCGCCGGTCCCGGCGCATCGCACAGCAGCTGATGCTCGTGCACGGCGTATCGATCACTCTTGTGCCGTGGCTGCTGGACTCATCCCGACTCATCTACGGCCGCCGCTCGCGCCCGCTTCCGGGCGACCAACGGGCCGGCCGACCCGCGCCGGAGCCGCAGCGGGCAGGGCGCCGCGCGAGCCGCCCGGCCGGACCGCCCACACCCGAGACCGAGGGGCGATCCGCCGCAGCGGTACGCTGA
- a CDS encoding dihydrofolate reductase family protein produces MPAVVLIASISLDGFAADRHRSVERLHRWFIGPDADESSASDPFLTRFRATGAIVFGRNTFDDGQEPWGEDDVFWAPVFIVTHERRDPVVRNGALFTFVDGARAALEAAGIVAGEKEVHVMGSADVARQLLGDGLIDEIDLHVIPVILGAGARLFPDDLVDAIELELTDSAESRGVQRLRYRVMR; encoded by the coding sequence ATGCCTGCCGTTGTTCTGATCGCATCGATATCCCTGGACGGATTCGCCGCCGACCGCCACCGCAGTGTGGAGCGGCTCCATCGCTGGTTCATCGGTCCCGACGCGGATGAATCGTCTGCATCAGACCCCTTCCTCACGCGCTTCCGCGCGACGGGAGCGATCGTGTTCGGCCGCAACACGTTCGACGACGGCCAGGAGCCGTGGGGAGAGGATGACGTGTTCTGGGCGCCGGTCTTCATCGTCACCCACGAGCGTCGCGATCCGGTCGTGCGGAACGGCGCGCTGTTCACCTTCGTCGACGGCGCTCGGGCGGCCCTCGAAGCCGCCGGGATCGTGGCGGGTGAGAAGGAGGTTCACGTGATGGGCAGCGCCGATGTTGCGCGGCAGCTTCTCGGCGACGGTCTGATCGATGAGATCGACCTGCACGTCATTCCTGTCATCCTCGGCGCGGGTGCGCGGCTCTTCCCGGACGACCTCGTTGACGCGATCGAGCTCGAGCTCACCGACAGCGCGGAGTCCCGTGGTGTTCAGCGTCTCCGGTACCGGGTCATGCGCTGA
- a CDS encoding fumarylacetoacetate hydrolase family protein has translation MRIARWLDGTQVREGFVEGPDVIPFPDGRSVASVLAEGLDAAHTLHARAVGDPGAGRRPLGEVRLLAPVTPPSVRDFVSFEEHVEGVSAGVEGKSHVAAEWYEAPTFYFTNPHTILGPDEPVRPPVTERLDFELELAAVIGGVPGSDGANLDPLQAASHIFGYTIMNDWSARDLQAREMKVRLGPCKGKDFGTTLGPWIVTADELAPYLDDEGFLALRAEVRVNGEIIGEDLVSNMGWPFPELVAYASRNARVVPGDVLGSGTVGNGGCLGELWGRNGRLSPPPLAEGDEVSMTIDGIGDLTARVGAAVSAPELPPARRRPRSRVRD, from the coding sequence ATGAGGATCGCCCGTTGGCTCGACGGCACCCAGGTGCGAGAGGGTTTCGTGGAGGGTCCGGACGTGATTCCGTTCCCCGACGGTCGGAGCGTCGCGTCCGTCCTCGCCGAAGGGCTGGATGCCGCGCACACGCTCCACGCGCGAGCCGTCGGCGATCCCGGCGCCGGTCGCCGTCCGCTGGGCGAAGTCCGGCTGCTGGCACCTGTCACGCCGCCCTCGGTGCGCGACTTCGTGTCCTTCGAAGAGCATGTGGAGGGTGTCAGCGCGGGCGTCGAGGGCAAGAGCCATGTCGCAGCCGAGTGGTACGAGGCGCCCACGTTCTACTTCACCAATCCGCACACGATCCTCGGCCCCGACGAGCCGGTGCGGCCACCGGTGACCGAACGACTCGACTTCGAACTCGAGCTCGCCGCCGTGATCGGTGGCGTACCGGGGTCCGACGGAGCCAATCTCGACCCGCTCCAGGCGGCATCGCACATCTTCGGGTACACGATCATGAACGACTGGTCCGCGCGCGACCTGCAGGCACGCGAGATGAAGGTGCGCCTCGGCCCGTGCAAGGGGAAGGATTTCGGCACCACTCTCGGACCGTGGATCGTGACGGCGGACGAGCTCGCGCCGTACCTCGACGACGAAGGCTTCCTCGCGCTGCGCGCCGAGGTGCGGGTCAACGGCGAGATCATCGGCGAGGACCTGGTGTCGAACATGGGGTGGCCGTTCCCCGAGCTGGTCGCCTATGCGTCCCGCAACGCGCGCGTGGTGCCCGGGGACGTGCTCGGCTCCGGGACGGTCGGCAACGGCGGGTGCCTGGGCGAGCTGTGGGGTCGCAACGGACGGCTCTCACCGCCGCCGCTGGCCGAGGGCGACGAGGTCTCGATGACGATCGACGGGATCGGCGACCTCACCGCACGCGTTGGCGCTGCCGTTTCGGCACCCGAGCTGCCGCCCGCGCGCCGGCGCCCCCGCAGCCGGGTTCGCGACTGA
- a CDS encoding response regulator — MKVLVADDDPQLVRALRITLSAHGYEVIAAPDGAAAIALAGAERPDIVMLDLGMPQLDGVAVIEALRRWTSIPIIVVSGRAGSADKVEALDAGADDFVTKPFQIDELLARLRALSRRAPASSDQPVVSFGDVRVDLAAKAVTRAGVLVHLTPTEWQILEMLARKPGALVTRTALLEDIWGTAEVTDTGYLRLYLSQLRKKLEEEPAHPVHLLTEAGMGYRLVLDGPRRAEAHPPNP; from the coding sequence GTGAAGGTCCTCGTCGCAGACGATGACCCCCAGCTGGTCCGCGCTCTGCGGATCACCCTCTCCGCGCACGGCTATGAAGTCATCGCCGCGCCCGACGGCGCCGCCGCCATCGCCCTCGCGGGGGCGGAACGTCCGGACATCGTGATGCTGGATCTGGGGATGCCGCAGCTTGACGGCGTGGCGGTCATCGAGGCTCTTCGCAGATGGACGAGCATCCCCATCATCGTCGTGTCCGGGCGGGCCGGGTCCGCCGACAAGGTGGAAGCTCTGGATGCCGGTGCCGACGATTTCGTCACGAAGCCGTTTCAGATCGACGAGTTGCTGGCACGCCTGCGGGCACTCTCACGGCGGGCTCCGGCATCCTCCGACCAGCCGGTCGTCTCGTTCGGCGATGTTCGCGTGGATCTCGCGGCGAAGGCGGTGACCCGCGCCGGTGTGCTCGTGCACCTCACGCCGACCGAGTGGCAAATCCTGGAGATGCTCGCCCGCAAGCCCGGCGCGCTCGTGACCCGGACCGCGCTGCTCGAAGACATCTGGGGCACCGCTGAGGTGACGGACACCGGCTACCTGCGGCTCTACCTCTCGCAGCTGCGCAAGAAGCTGGAGGAGGAACCCGCCCATCCCGTGCACCTGCTCACCGAGGCGGGGATGGGATATCGACTGGTTCTCGACGGTCCACGCCGCGCAGAGGCACATCCGCCGAACCCGTGA
- a CDS encoding amidohydrolase family protein, with protein sequence MSASETGVIDVHAHVLLPSLHAEVERRAPELVAEAAALDLRRNGAASQAVSGPMIGMRIPKLTDVGVRLADMDAQGVQTQWVSASPNHFYPWAPEGLAVWAAGEANRLIAEHVAQAPDRLTGLGLVPMQHPERMVEYLDDAVLGRGLAGVEISSFAGDVELSDPRLEPFWARAAELGIVIFLHPFGCSLDERLDRFYLANTVGQPAENAVALSHLIFAGVLDRHPGLKIVAAHGGGYLPTVIGRSDHAWHVRPDARGCEHPPSTYLRRLWFDTVVHDSRTLRALVEVAGEDRVVLGSDYPFDMGLDDPVAKIREAELPEQLTRRILGGNAAALIGTRGSA encoded by the coding sequence GGCGTCATCGACGTTCACGCGCACGTGCTGCTCCCCTCCCTGCACGCCGAGGTCGAGCGCCGCGCGCCCGAGCTCGTGGCCGAGGCGGCCGCGCTGGATCTGAGGCGCAACGGCGCCGCGAGCCAGGCGGTGTCGGGTCCGATGATCGGGATGCGCATCCCGAAGCTCACCGATGTCGGCGTGCGTCTGGCCGACATGGACGCGCAAGGCGTCCAGACGCAGTGGGTGAGCGCCTCGCCGAACCACTTCTATCCGTGGGCCCCGGAGGGGCTGGCCGTCTGGGCTGCGGGCGAGGCCAACCGCCTGATCGCCGAGCACGTCGCCCAGGCGCCCGATCGACTGACGGGCCTCGGCCTGGTGCCGATGCAGCATCCCGAGCGCATGGTCGAGTACCTCGATGATGCCGTGCTCGGCCGCGGGCTCGCCGGAGTGGAGATCTCCTCGTTCGCGGGGGATGTCGAACTGTCCGACCCGCGCCTCGAGCCGTTCTGGGCACGTGCCGCAGAGCTCGGCATCGTCATCTTCCTCCATCCCTTCGGCTGCAGCCTCGACGAGCGGCTGGACCGGTTCTATCTCGCCAACACCGTCGGCCAGCCGGCCGAGAACGCGGTGGCCCTGTCACACCTGATCTTCGCCGGCGTGCTGGATCGGCATCCTGGCCTGAAGATCGTCGCCGCACACGGCGGGGGCTACCTGCCCACGGTCATCGGGCGCTCCGACCACGCGTGGCACGTGCGTCCGGATGCCCGGGGCTGCGAGCATCCGCCCTCCACGTATCTGCGCAGACTCTGGTTCGACACCGTCGTGCACGACTCGCGGACCCTCCGTGCGCTGGTCGAGGTGGCCGGCGAGGATCGTGTCGTCCTCGGCAGCGACTACCCGTTCGACATGGGGCTCGATGACCCGGTCGCGAAGATCCGCGAAGCGGAGCTGCCCGAGCAGCTCACGCGGCGGATCCTCGGTGGCAACGCCGCGGCACTGATCGGAACGCGCGGCAGCGCATGA
- a CDS encoding MFS transporter, which yields MIQDADRFHRLRWWGLAAISLGVALIIMDATIVAVATPAIIESLDLTTTQVQWVQEVYTLVFAALLMVWGTMSDRIGRRRLLLIGLGIFVGASILCAFATSGTWLIAARALQGVGGSMILPTTLALLNATFRGSERSIAFAVWGSTIGSMAAVGPVVGGWLTSAFSWHWAFWINLPFGILVIIGVLICVPESRQRGASRFTDWVGAGASILGFGMLVFALIEGRAYGWWEATDSAPVSLGGFSIIPILFVLAVVVLGVLVLRERSRVAAGKSVLLDVTLFRIPTFSNGNVTALTVSLGEFGLILSLPLWFQYVLGMDALQAGLALLPLAVGSFVASGSIHSLGKYLSPVQMVRLGILLEIVSLAVMALLIRPDSTLWVTGVPLFFYGMGVGFATAQLTQLILVDVPLDKSGQASSTQSTARQVGSALGIAILGTALFTTLRAGTEARLSDQIAADPAVGDLVAGVSDSAGALIAELAGNPATAPIADAAREALTQGVSVAAWIAISALVVGLLTTIPLGRRVAEESAEEPRAVDAES from the coding sequence GTGATTCAGGACGCCGATCGATTCCATCGCCTGCGTTGGTGGGGGCTCGCCGCGATCTCGCTGGGCGTGGCGCTCATCATCATGGACGCCACGATCGTGGCGGTTGCGACTCCGGCCATCATCGAGTCGCTCGACCTCACCACCACTCAGGTGCAATGGGTGCAAGAGGTCTACACCCTCGTGTTCGCGGCTCTGCTGATGGTGTGGGGCACGATGAGCGACCGCATCGGGCGGCGCCGGCTGCTGTTGATCGGGCTCGGCATCTTCGTGGGGGCGAGCATCCTCTGCGCCTTCGCCACGAGCGGCACGTGGCTGATCGCCGCCCGCGCCCTCCAGGGCGTCGGCGGGTCGATGATCCTGCCGACCACCCTGGCCCTGCTGAACGCCACGTTCCGCGGGAGCGAACGCAGCATCGCGTTCGCCGTCTGGGGATCCACGATCGGCTCGATGGCCGCGGTCGGCCCGGTCGTCGGCGGGTGGCTGACATCGGCGTTCTCGTGGCATTGGGCGTTCTGGATCAACCTGCCCTTCGGCATCCTGGTCATCATCGGAGTTCTGATCTGCGTCCCCGAGTCCCGCCAGCGCGGGGCGAGCCGCTTCACCGACTGGGTCGGTGCGGGCGCGTCCATCCTCGGCTTCGGCATGCTCGTCTTCGCGCTGATCGAGGGACGCGCCTACGGCTGGTGGGAGGCGACGGACTCAGCGCCCGTCAGCCTCGGCGGCTTCAGCATCATCCCGATCCTCTTCGTGCTCGCCGTCGTCGTCCTCGGCGTGCTCGTCCTCCGAGAACGATCGCGGGTCGCTGCCGGCAAGTCGGTGCTGCTGGATGTCACGCTCTTTCGCATCCCCACGTTCAGCAACGGCAATGTCACCGCCCTGACCGTCTCGCTCGGCGAGTTCGGACTCATCCTCTCGCTGCCCCTGTGGTTCCAGTACGTCCTCGGCATGGATGCGCTGCAGGCGGGCCTCGCGCTCCTTCCCCTCGCGGTGGGGTCGTTCGTGGCCAGCGGATCCATTCACTCGCTGGGCAAGTACCTGAGCCCGGTGCAGATGGTCCGCCTCGGCATCCTGCTGGAGATCGTCTCCCTGGCAGTGATGGCGCTTCTGATCCGCCCCGACTCGACGCTCTGGGTCACGGGTGTGCCCCTGTTCTTCTACGGCATGGGTGTGGGGTTCGCGACCGCGCAGCTGACGCAGCTGATCCTCGTCGACGTCCCCCTGGACAAGTCGGGACAGGCGTCCTCGACGCAGTCGACCGCTCGCCAGGTCGGGTCCGCCCTCGGTATCGCGATTCTGGGAACCGCGCTGTTCACGACGCTGCGCGCAGGTACCGAGGCGCGCCTGAGCGACCAGATCGCGGCCGACCCCGCCGTCGGGGACCTCGTCGCGGGCGTCTCCGACTCGGCTGGTGCGCTCATCGCCGAACTGGCGGGCAACCCCGCAACGGCCCCCATCGCGGATGCCGCTCGCGAGGCACTCACCCAGGGTGTGTCGGTCGCCGCTTGGATCGCGATCTCCGCGCTCGTCGTCGGGTTGCTCACCACGATCCCGCTCGGGCGACGGGTCGCGGAGGAGAGTGCCGAAGAGCCGCGGGCGGTCGACGCGGAGAGCTGA
- a CDS encoding alpha/beta hydrolase: protein MNKRDFDIETPPARSRMKPPAASGTRTIRYGLACITAALAIATAGCTSARAHDPSPSPSITVEGNAADDAVAPIPGNPPVDYPPSWPHQSTITADGYLVNDCVPQELRSNVTSLTTSDGVHLSALVLGEGPRGVLLSHEQGYHICSFVPLAQRLAHTGYQVILPEYRNHGASEQSPDNDNIDRDGAAALAELHRRGAERVFIGGASCGGSVSAILAAAEPQITGLLVMSSPAQCGPLDAEAAISSVTAPTLMIVSPGDMEGALEREVRALYAASGAPEKELLIDESGYHGTDLFREAATGDQLLASVFEFITSTFD from the coding sequence GTGAACAAGCGCGATTTCGACATTGAGACTCCCCCGGCCCGGTCGCGGATGAAGCCTCCGGCGGCGTCCGGCACGCGAACGATCCGCTATGGCCTGGCGTGCATCACCGCGGCGCTGGCGATCGCCACGGCCGGCTGCACCAGCGCCCGAGCGCATGACCCATCACCGTCACCGTCGATCACCGTGGAGGGGAACGCGGCGGACGACGCGGTCGCTCCGATACCCGGCAATCCGCCGGTCGACTACCCGCCGTCCTGGCCGCACCAGTCCACGATCACCGCGGACGGCTACCTCGTCAACGACTGCGTGCCGCAGGAGCTTCGGTCGAACGTCACCAGTCTCACGACTTCTGACGGAGTCCACCTCTCGGCGCTCGTGCTGGGCGAGGGGCCCCGAGGGGTGTTGCTGTCTCACGAGCAGGGCTACCACATCTGCTCATTCGTTCCGCTGGCGCAGCGACTGGCGCACACCGGATACCAGGTCATCCTTCCCGAATACCGCAACCACGGAGCATCCGAACAGTCACCGGACAATGACAACATCGATCGCGATGGCGCGGCGGCGCTGGCCGAGCTGCACCGCCGTGGCGCGGAACGGGTGTTCATCGGTGGCGCGTCGTGCGGTGGGAGCGTCTCTGCGATCCTCGCCGCCGCCGAGCCTCAGATCACCGGTCTGCTCGTGATGTCTTCGCCCGCGCAGTGCGGCCCCCTGGACGCGGAGGCGGCGATCAGCAGCGTGACGGCCCCGACGTTGATGATCGTTTCGCCCGGAGACATGGAGGGTGCGCTGGAACGCGAGGTGAGAGCGCTCTACGCCGCGTCCGGCGCACCGGAAAAAGAGCTGCTGATCGACGAAAGCGGCTACCACGGGACCGACCTGTTCCGCGAGGCCGCCACCGGCGACCAGTTGTTGGCCTCGGTGTTCGAGTTCATCACGTCCACGTTCGACTGA
- a CDS encoding acyl-CoA dehydrogenase, with protein sequence MAAADSAYRPPVEDYAFLFGEAFGLDVVARATGRELTASDGTEIVAAAGEFAASVLAPLQTVGDRDGARLVDGSVHLPDGFAPAYRAFVEAGWITAEAPVSAGGDGLPGAIRAGLGEIWNASNAAFALCWLLTSGQIHALDATASDDLRERFLTKLVSGEWTGTMNLTEPDAGTDLGAIRTTATPREDGTWSIRGQKIFITWGDHDVAENIVHLVLARTPNAPEGAKGLSLFVAPKFLIGDDGSIGERNAITTLAVEHKLGIHGSPTCALAYEDATGHLVGELHGGLAGMFVMMNSARAGMGFQATGIADRAYQQAAAYAAQRTQGAVLERSAGTTIAEHPDVRRLLLSMSSKIFAMRALGVYVADLLDRAASADAATTALAEFFVPILKGWATEDALQVTSDAIQVYGGMGFIEETGVAQHYRDARIMTIYEGTTAIQSNDLVGRKVLRNRAETVDALLTRITETTERLREHAHPVATRTADRLTRAVDAARRATADLLGHGASPRDAYAVSVPYLMLLGTLSGGWMHALAVEAVLSKGEMSAGDAERLTMADFYGAHHLPRAYALADTVAAGEIA encoded by the coding sequence ATGGCCGCCGCTGACTCCGCCTACCGGCCGCCGGTCGAGGACTATGCGTTCCTCTTCGGAGAGGCCTTCGGCCTCGACGTGGTCGCACGTGCCACCGGGCGCGAACTGACCGCCTCGGATGGCACCGAGATCGTCGCCGCCGCGGGCGAATTCGCGGCATCCGTCCTCGCCCCGCTGCAGACCGTGGGCGACCGCGACGGCGCCCGCCTGGTCGATGGCTCCGTGCATCTGCCCGACGGGTTCGCGCCGGCGTACCGCGCGTTCGTCGAGGCCGGCTGGATCACCGCCGAGGCCCCCGTCTCGGCGGGGGGAGACGGCCTGCCCGGCGCAATCCGGGCCGGACTGGGCGAGATCTGGAACGCCTCCAACGCGGCGTTCGCACTCTGCTGGCTGCTGACCTCTGGCCAGATCCACGCTCTCGATGCGACAGCATCCGACGATCTGCGCGAGAGATTCCTCACGAAGCTCGTCTCCGGCGAGTGGACCGGCACGATGAACCTGACCGAACCGGATGCCGGCACCGACCTGGGCGCGATCCGCACGACGGCCACCCCTCGCGAGGACGGCACCTGGTCGATCCGCGGCCAGAAGATCTTCATCACCTGGGGTGACCACGATGTCGCGGAGAACATCGTGCACCTCGTGCTCGCCCGCACCCCCAACGCCCCCGAGGGGGCGAAGGGCCTCTCGCTGTTCGTCGCACCGAAGTTCCTGATCGGCGACGACGGAAGCATCGGCGAGCGCAATGCGATCACCACGCTCGCGGTCGAGCACAAGCTGGGAATCCACGGCAGCCCGACGTGCGCCCTGGCCTACGAGGACGCGACCGGTCATCTCGTCGGAGAGCTGCACGGCGGCCTGGCGGGAATGTTCGTCATGATGAACTCCGCACGGGCGGGCATGGGGTTCCAGGCGACCGGAATCGCCGACCGGGCGTACCAGCAGGCAGCCGCCTACGCCGCGCAGCGAACCCAAGGCGCGGTGCTGGAGCGCTCGGCCGGGACCACCATCGCAGAGCATCCGGACGTGCGCCGCCTGCTGCTGTCGATGTCGAGCAAGATCTTCGCGATGCGGGCCCTCGGCGTCTACGTCGCGGACCTGCTCGATCGCGCCGCATCGGCCGACGCCGCCACGACCGCGCTGGCGGAGTTCTTCGTGCCGATCCTGAAGGGCTGGGCGACCGAGGATGCCCTGCAGGTCACCAGCGACGCCATCCAGGTGTACGGCGGAATGGGCTTCATCGAGGAGACCGGAGTCGCCCAGCACTATCGCGACGCACGGATCATGACGATCTACGAGGGAACCACGGCGATCCAGTCGAACGACCTCGTCGGGCGCAAGGTCCTGCGAAACCGGGCCGAGACCGTCGACGCGCTGCTGACCCGGATCACCGAGACCACCGAGCGTCTGCGCGAGCACGCCCACCCCGTTGCGACCCGGACGGCTGATCGCCTGACACGGGCGGTGGATGCTGCCCGCCGGGCGACCGCGGATCTGCTGGGCCACGGCGCTTCACCGCGCGACGCGTACGCGGTCAGCGTCCCCTACCTGATGCTGCTCGGCACCCTGTCCGGGGGATGGATGCACGCCCTCGCGGTTGAGGCCGTGCTCTCGAAGGGCGAGATGTCGGCGGGCGACGCAGAGCGACTCACGATGGCCGACTTCTACGGGGCGCACCACCTACCCCGCGCGTATGCGCTCGCAGACACCGTGGCCGCCGGCGAGATCGCGTAG